In Periplaneta americana isolate PAMFEO1 chromosome 3, P.americana_PAMFEO1_priV1, whole genome shotgun sequence, the following are encoded in one genomic region:
- the Abp1 gene encoding drebrin-like protein B, whose translation MAINLMKYKDSLQAAWKDVVDDKSLTDWALFGYEGQTNDLKVVSKGAGGIEEMTEDLNSGKIMYAFCKVIDPKTSLPKCVLINWQGEGAPLVRKGTCANHLRDVANFFKGAHVTLNARNEEEVDTQLIIEKVAKSTGSAYSFKERGDQGNEMGPVGTTYKRVIPRQEINSKERDKFWEKEEQEEKQRQAEERKRKEEEQKKLENERKQRELREAALREERIKERTKSISQLREAERNAEERMKESQKGDEIEDREKEEEERRTRSDVLRRQRSQEAQAVISKRTIDARAVFEQNTSAGQMHHPRRSSLITNSYQSSSMEQSPPPSTLTSRKASLPVWPPASSTETSQQVINSWEERNTSENQMRISSTPSETEKSNEVKIEKQIEETPPIVAVDNHNQIAVATEEDKSWERNDVDRNYLQPAEEEDDVTGYSNGDLGLQARALYDYQAADATEITFDPGDIITHIDQIDEGWWQGLGPDGTFGLFPANYVELLN comes from the exons CGGGTGGAATTGAAGAGATGACTGAGGACTTGAATAGTGGGAAGATAATGTATGCATTTTGTAAGGTGATTGACCCCAAAACCAGCCTACCAAAATGTGTCCTTATAAACTGG CAAGGTGAAGGTGCCCCACTTGTTCGGAAAGGGACTTGTGCAAACCATTTACGAGATGTTGCCAACTTCTTCAAGGGAGCACATGTCACTCTGAATGCCCGAAATGAGGAAGAAGTTGATACACAGCTTATTATAGAAAAGGTTGCCAAGTCTACAGGTTCTGCATACAGTTTTAAGGAGCGTGGTGATCAAGGAAATGAAATGGGTCCAGTT GGCACAACATATAAACGTGTGATTCCTCGACAAGAAATTAACTCCAAGGAGAGGGATAAGTTCTGGGAGAAGGAGGAGCAAGAGGAGAAACAGAGACAAGCAGAAGAACGGAAACGAAAGGAGGAAGAGCAGAAGAAATTGGAAAACGAGCGAAAACAAAGAGAG CTCAGAGAAGCTGCATTGAGAGAAGAAAGAATCAAAGAGAGAACCAAGAGTATTAGCCAGCTGCGAGAAGCCGAGCGAAATGCAGAAGAAAGGATGAAAGAGAGTCAGAAAGGAGACGAGATAGAGGATAGGGaaaaggaagaggaagaacgcAGGACCCGGAGTGATGTTCTTAGGAGACAACGCAGTCAA GAGGCACAGGCAGTAATTTCGAAGCGGACAATTGATGCACGTGCAGTGTTTGAACAGAACACGTCAGCAGGACAGATGCACCACCCTCGTCGCTCATCTCTCATTACAAACAGTTATCAGTCTTCCTCCATGGAGCAGTCTCCACCTCCATCAACATTAACCAGCAGGAAAGCTTCTCTTCCTGTGTGGCCACCAGCCTCATCTACTGAGACTTCCCAACAGGTCATCAACAGCTGGGAGGAACGTAATACAA GTGAAAATCAAATGAGAATTTCATCTACACCTTCAGAGACTGAAAAAAGCAATGAAGTTAAAATCGAAAAGCAG ATTGAAGAGACCCCTCCCATTGTGGCTGTGGACAATCATAACCAGATAGCTGTTGCAACTGAAGAGGATAAAAGTTGGGAAC ggAATGACGTTGACAGAAACTATTTGCAGCCAGCAGAAGAGGAGGATGATGTTACAGGATACAGCAATGGTGATTTGGGATTACAAGCACGTGCTCTATATGATTATCAGGCTG CGGATGCGACCGAGATCACATTCGACCCAGGAGATATTATTACGCACATAGATCAGATCGACGAGGGCTGGTGGCAGGGACTTGGTCCAGATGGGACATTTGGCCTCTTTCCCGCAAATTATGTGGAACTTCTCAATTAA